In the genome of Streptomyces globosus, one region contains:
- a CDS encoding PLP-dependent aminotransferase family protein, translating to MTESRATSGADLHLELSAGRGLRAGLAEALREAARSGRLAPGTRLPSSRSLAADLGVARNTVAEAYAELVAEGWLTARQGSGTRVAERARPRRPGPGAGAAAPHRPPVRRGPAYDLTAGSPDLGGFPRAAWLAAARRALAAAPNEAFGYAADPRGRTELREALAGYLARARGVYADPGRIVLCAGFTHGLALLAKVLRARRVREVAVEGYGLAVHRGLLERRGLRTVPLPVDAAGACTTRLRGLAAGAVLLTPAHQFPTGVALTPGRRAAAVDWARTTGGLVVEDDYDGEFRYDRQPVGALQGLDPDRVVYLGTASKSLAPGLRMGWMVVPAGVLDEVLAAKGPAELASGVLDQLTLAEFIRSGAYDRHVRGMRQRYRRRRDELLAAVAGRVAVSGIAAGLHAVLDLPEGSQEGVLRAAAWHDLALEPLSRHAHPDAGLPPREALVVGYGTPPPSAWSPSLAALAASLP from the coding sequence ATGACGGAATCACGGGCCACTTCCGGAGCCGACCTGCACCTGGAGCTCTCCGCCGGGCGAGGTCTGCGGGCCGGCCTTGCCGAGGCGCTGCGGGAGGCCGCGCGCAGCGGCCGCCTCGCGCCGGGCACCCGGCTGCCGTCCTCCCGCTCGCTCGCCGCGGACCTCGGCGTCGCCCGCAACACCGTCGCCGAGGCGTACGCCGAACTCGTCGCCGAGGGGTGGCTGACGGCCCGCCAGGGCTCGGGTACCCGCGTCGCGGAGCGCGCCCGGCCGCGCCGGCCGGGTCCGGGCGCCGGGGCCGCCGCGCCGCACCGGCCGCCGGTGCGGCGGGGGCCCGCGTACGACCTGACGGCGGGCAGCCCCGACCTGGGCGGCTTCCCGCGCGCCGCCTGGCTGGCGGCGGCCCGCCGGGCGTTGGCCGCCGCGCCGAACGAGGCCTTCGGGTACGCCGCCGACCCGCGGGGCCGCACCGAGCTCCGGGAGGCCCTCGCGGGCTACCTGGCGCGGGCGCGGGGGGTGTACGCGGACCCGGGGCGGATCGTGCTGTGCGCGGGCTTCACGCACGGCCTGGCCCTGCTGGCGAAGGTGCTGCGGGCCCGCCGCGTCCGCGAGGTCGCCGTGGAGGGGTACGGCCTGGCCGTGCACCGGGGGCTGCTGGAGCGGCGGGGGCTGCGGACGGTGCCGCTCCCGGTGGACGCCGCCGGGGCGTGCACGACCCGGCTGCGGGGCCTCGCCGCAGGGGCGGTGCTGCTGACCCCCGCCCACCAGTTCCCGACGGGGGTCGCGCTGACGCCGGGCCGGCGGGCCGCCGCCGTCGACTGGGCGCGGACCACCGGCGGGCTGGTCGTGGAGGACGACTACGACGGGGAGTTCCGCTACGACCGCCAGCCCGTCGGCGCCCTCCAGGGCCTCGACCCGGACCGGGTGGTCTACCTCGGCACGGCGAGCAAGTCCCTGGCGCCGGGGCTGCGGATGGGCTGGATGGTGGTGCCGGCGGGGGTGCTGGACGAGGTGCTCGCCGCGAAGGGGCCCGCGGAGTTGGCGTCGGGCGTCCTGGACCAGCTCACCCTCGCCGAGTTCATCCGCTCCGGCGCGTACGACCGGCACGTGCGCGGCATGCGGCAGCGCTACCGGCGCCGCCGCGACGAGCTCCTGGCCGCGGTGGCGGGGCGGGTCGCCGTCTCCGGGATCGCGGCCGGCCTGCACGCGGTCCTGGACCTCCCGGAGGGCAGCCAGGAGGGCGTGCTGCGGGCGGCGGCCTGGCACGACCTGGCGCTGGAGCCCCTCTCCCGGCACGCCCACCCGGACGCCGGGCTGCCGCCGCGCGAGGCCCTGGTCGTCGGCTACGGAACCCCGCCGCCGAGTGCCTGGTCGCCGTCGCTCGCGGCGCTGGCGGCGTCCCTGCCGTGA